From Deinococcus aquaticus, one genomic window encodes:
- a CDS encoding ABC transporter substrate-binding protein, whose product MNRILLTAALLGLTNASLASAQTTVEFWHSFGDAKRSGWIQARADEYNKTHSGVKVVPSYKGSYNDSLQATILAARQGKAPALVQIFEVGSQLALDSGAFQPVSSVKNVDFSDYIKPVINYYTIGGKVNSLPFNSSSPVLYFNQDLMKKAGLNPKQPPTTYGGLIKACQKIEAANLDTTCFGMSLNGWFIEQWMAQQGAPLLNNGNGRQGRATATNLDSKAAKNIFTFFKTMQDRKYYTYTGKLEDWDGSDAIFTNQKSVFHITSTADIGNIRDAAKKAGFSVGVGVLPIADGSKRNGVVIGGASLWISKGISKPQAEGALDFALYMTNTQNMAEWHKLTGYYPVRQSSIELLRKQGWFTQTPLQLVAFNQLTRTVPSAATAGGLNGAAIQTRKIMEEGVQKVLGGQNVDAALKETKARADAALAEYNANFK is encoded by the coding sequence ATGAACCGAATACTGCTGACGGCAGCCCTGCTGGGCTTGACGAACGCTTCTCTGGCTTCCGCGCAGACCACCGTGGAATTCTGGCATTCCTTCGGGGACGCCAAACGCAGCGGCTGGATTCAGGCCCGCGCGGACGAGTACAACAAGACGCACAGCGGCGTGAAGGTCGTCCCCAGTTACAAGGGCAGCTACAACGACAGCCTGCAGGCGACCATCCTCGCCGCGCGGCAGGGTAAGGCCCCGGCACTCGTGCAGATCTTCGAGGTCGGCAGTCAGCTGGCGCTGGACAGCGGCGCGTTCCAGCCGGTCAGCAGTGTCAAGAACGTCGATTTCAGCGATTACATCAAGCCCGTCATCAACTACTACACCATCGGCGGGAAGGTGAACAGCCTGCCGTTCAACTCCAGCAGCCCGGTCCTGTACTTCAACCAGGACCTGATGAAGAAAGCGGGCCTGAACCCCAAGCAGCCGCCCACCACGTACGGCGGACTGATCAAGGCCTGCCAGAAGATCGAGGCGGCCAACCTGGACACCACCTGCTTCGGCATGAGCCTGAACGGCTGGTTCATCGAGCAGTGGATGGCGCAGCAGGGCGCGCCGCTCCTGAACAACGGCAACGGCCGCCAGGGCCGCGCGACCGCCACGAACCTCGACAGTAAAGCCGCGAAGAACATCTTCACGTTCTTCAAGACCATGCAGGACCGCAAGTACTACACCTACACCGGCAAACTGGAAGACTGGGACGGCAGCGACGCCATCTTCACGAACCAGAAGTCCGTGTTCCACATCACGTCCACCGCCGACATCGGCAACATCCGCGACGCCGCGAAGAAAGCCGGCTTCAGCGTTGGCGTGGGCGTTCTGCCCATCGCGGACGGCAGCAAACGCAACGGCGTGGTGATCGGCGGGGCCAGCCTGTGGATCAGCAAGGGAATCAGCAAACCCCAGGCGGAAGGCGCGCTGGACTTCGCGCTGTACATGACGAACACGCAGAACATGGCCGAGTGGCACAAACTGACCGGGTACTACCCCGTGCGTCAGAGCAGCATCGAGCTGCTGCGCAAGCAGGGCTGGTTCACGCAGACGCCCCTGCAACTCGTGGCGTTCAACCAGCTGACCCGCACCGTGCCCAGCGCCGCCACCGCCGGTGGCCTGAACGGCGCGGCCATCCAGACCCGCAAGATCATGGAAGAAGGCGTGCAGAAAGTCCTGGGCGGGCAGAACGTGGACGCCGCGCTGAAGGAAACCAAGGCCCGCGCCGACGCCGCCCTGGCCGAGTACAACGCGAACTTCAAGTAA
- a CDS encoding carbohydrate ABC transporter permease, with translation MLSPGRARPTPDAGENAVFRGRALPWVFLLPSLLILAVFIYLPALQTLRLAAYRANVILGTEQFVGLANFAELLSSPAYRQVALQTLVFTVLTVTFGLLLSLGLAWLASRPVRGASTYRLLLIYPYALSPAIAGTLWLFLFNPEIGVVNALLGELFGVRPRWLDTPVLAFGLVTLAAIWKGLAYNIVFYLASIQNLPGDVMEAAEIDGATPAQVFWRVAFPLLSPITFFLVFTNIIAALFDSFALTDILTRGGPYTGNAGATTFLVYQLYQDGFVNFKTGAAAAQAALMLALVAFVTWMQFRLGERRVHYGS, from the coding sequence ATGCTGAGCCCTGGCCGCGCCCGCCCCACCCCGGACGCCGGGGAGAACGCCGTGTTCCGGGGCCGCGCCCTGCCGTGGGTGTTCCTGCTGCCCAGCCTGCTGATCCTGGCGGTGTTCATCTACCTGCCGGCCCTGCAGACGCTCAGGCTGGCCGCGTACCGCGCGAACGTGATCCTGGGCACCGAGCAGTTCGTGGGCCTCGCCAATTTCGCCGAGTTGCTGTCCAGCCCCGCGTACCGGCAGGTGGCGCTCCAGACGCTGGTGTTCACGGTCCTGACCGTCACGTTCGGGCTGCTGCTGTCCCTGGGACTGGCGTGGCTGGCCAGTCGTCCCGTGCGCGGCGCGAGTACGTACCGCCTGCTGCTGATCTACCCCTACGCCCTGAGCCCCGCCATTGCCGGAACGCTGTGGCTGTTCCTGTTCAACCCGGAGATCGGCGTGGTGAACGCCCTGCTGGGCGAACTGTTCGGCGTGCGCCCCCGCTGGCTGGACACGCCCGTCCTGGCGTTCGGGCTGGTCACGCTGGCCGCCATCTGGAAGGGACTGGCGTACAACATCGTGTTCTACCTGGCCAGCATTCAGAACCTGCCGGGCGACGTGATGGAAGCCGCCGAGATCGACGGCGCGACCCCCGCGCAGGTGTTCTGGCGCGTGGCGTTCCCGCTGCTGAGCCCCATCACGTTCTTCCTGGTGTTCACGAACATCATCGCGGCGCTGTTCGACTCGTTCGCCCTGACGGACATCCTCACGCGCGGCGGGCCGTACACCGGGAATGCCGGGGCGACCACGTTCCTGGTGTACCAGCTGTACCAGGACGGCTTCGTGAACTTCAAGACCGGCGCGGCCGCCGCGCAGGCCGCCCTGATGCTGGCGCTGGTGGCGTTCGTCACCTGGATGCAGTTCCGGCTGGGCGAGAGGCGGGTGCACTATGGCAGTTAA
- a CDS encoding esterase-like activity of phytase family protein codes for MIRLSAALALGVGSAQAVTLAGYAELPADTFAAGPASGAWSNGLRGQPRFQGQPVQGFSGVQFAPDGTYLFLSDNGFGAKNNSADALLRLNRLTLTPKTAPTGTGKVEVGAFIQLRDPERRVPWQIVNEASPERLLTGADFDPEGFVVAPDGTLWVGDEFGPYLLHFSADGVLLTAPMPTPNLPGLPTLTGRSPIVIGHRGSSGTRPEHTLEAYRVAIEAGADFIEPDLVVTKDGVLVARHEPVMVILDKDGKVTEATTDVATRPEFAGRVKTKNLDGQDVTGYWVEDFTLPELKTLRAVERLPALRGRTFDGQFEVPTLSEIIALIRDTETRTGRRVGIYPETKHPTFMAAQAGVNTSQLLIDTLKKEGFTDPARVFIQSFETTNLRDLNSTIMPAAGVKLPLVQLLGGQTGAPYDLSARKDPRQNADLTTPAGLRDIATYASGIGPSKGWIIDGKGQTTDFVTRAHAAGLLVHPYTFRNEPTFLPAQYANNPEAEMRQAIQAGVDGLFTDFPATGAKVVAEYAAPEVRSPQHPAFTQGGSSSAATLGSSGGFEGLTLSPDGKTLYALLEKTVAGDAPGQLRLHAIDLATQKWTLTGRYPLDAPGNAIGDITPVNASELIVIERDGGSGDAARTKRLYRVSLTDRNTDGTLKKTLLADLLNIADPQGLAPSTTGGVFRFPYVTIENVIVLDATTVLVANDNNYPGTGGRGAAIKDTNEFIWLKLDAPLTLAPGVGRR; via the coding sequence ATGATCCGCCTGTCTGCTGCGCTGGCGCTGGGCGTGGGGTCCGCGCAGGCCGTCACGCTGGCCGGGTACGCGGAACTGCCCGCCGATACCTTCGCTGCCGGCCCCGCCAGTGGCGCGTGGAGTAACGGCCTGCGCGGCCAGCCCCGCTTTCAGGGGCAGCCGGTGCAGGGCTTCAGCGGCGTGCAGTTCGCGCCGGACGGCACCTACCTGTTCCTCAGCGACAACGGGTTCGGCGCGAAGAACAACAGCGCCGACGCCCTGCTGCGCCTGAACCGCCTGACCCTCACCCCGAAGACCGCGCCCACGGGAACCGGGAAGGTGGAGGTGGGGGCGTTCATTCAACTGCGTGACCCGGAGCGGCGCGTGCCGTGGCAGATCGTGAACGAGGCCAGTCCGGAGCGCCTGCTGACCGGCGCGGACTTCGACCCGGAAGGCTTCGTGGTTGCGCCCGACGGGACCCTGTGGGTGGGCGACGAGTTCGGCCCGTACCTGCTGCACTTCAGCGCGGACGGCGTGCTGCTGACCGCGCCCATGCCCACCCCAAACCTGCCGGGCCTGCCCACCCTGACCGGCCGGTCGCCCATCGTGATCGGGCACCGGGGCAGCAGCGGCACCCGCCCGGAACACACCCTGGAAGCGTACCGAGTGGCCATCGAGGCGGGCGCGGACTTCATCGAGCCGGATCTGGTCGTCACGAAAGACGGCGTGCTGGTCGCCCGGCACGAACCCGTCATGGTCATCCTGGATAAGGACGGCAAGGTCACGGAGGCCACCACCGACGTCGCCACCCGCCCCGAATTCGCCGGGCGCGTGAAGACCAAGAACCTCGACGGGCAGGACGTCACGGGGTACTGGGTCGAGGATTTCACGCTGCCGGAACTCAAGACCCTGCGCGCCGTGGAACGCCTCCCGGCGCTGCGCGGCCGCACCTTCGATGGGCAGTTCGAGGTGCCCACCCTGAGCGAGATCATCGCCCTGATCCGCGACACCGAAACCCGCACCGGCCGCCGGGTCGGTATCTACCCCGAAACGAAACACCCCACCTTCATGGCCGCGCAGGCCGGCGTGAACACCTCGCAACTGCTGATCGACACCCTGAAGAAGGAGGGGTTCACGGACCCGGCGCGCGTGTTCATCCAGTCCTTCGAGACCACCAACCTGCGCGACCTGAACAGCACCATCATGCCCGCCGCCGGCGTGAAACTCCCGCTGGTGCAGTTGCTGGGCGGCCAGACCGGCGCGCCCTACGACCTGAGCGCCCGCAAGGACCCCCGCCAGAACGCCGACCTGACCACCCCGGCCGGCCTGCGCGACATCGCCACGTACGCCAGCGGCATCGGCCCCAGCAAGGGCTGGATCATCGACGGTAAGGGGCAGACCACGGACTTCGTGACCCGCGCGCACGCCGCCGGGCTGCTCGTGCATCCGTACACCTTCCGGAACGAACCCACCTTCCTGCCCGCCCAGTACGCCAACAACCCCGAAGCCGAGATGCGGCAGGCCATTCAGGCGGGCGTGGACGGCCTGTTCACCGACTTCCCCGCCACCGGCGCGAAAGTGGTCGCCGAGTACGCCGCGCCCGAAGTCCGCAGCCCTCAGCACCCCGCCTTCACGCAGGGCGGCAGCAGCAGCGCCGCCACGCTGGGCAGCAGCGGCGGCTTCGAGGGCCTGACCCTCAGCCCCGACGGGAAGACCCTGTACGCCCTGCTGGAAAAAACCGTGGCTGGCGACGCGCCCGGCCAGCTGCGCCTGCACGCCATCGACCTCGCCACGCAGAAGTGGACCCTGACCGGCCGTTACCCGCTCGACGCGCCCGGCAACGCCATCGGGGACATCACGCCCGTGAACGCCTCGGAACTGATCGTCATCGAACGCGACGGTGGCAGCGGCGACGCCGCCCGCACCAAACGCCTCTACCGCGTCAGCCTGACCGACCGGAACACCGACGGCACCCTGAAAAAGACCCTGCTGGCCGACCTGCTGAACATCGCCGACCCGCAGGGCCTGGCACCCAGCACGACCGGCGGCGTGTTCCGCTTCCCGTACGTGACCATCGAGAACGTCATCGTGCTCGACGCCACCACCGTCCTCGTCGCCAACGACAACAACTACCCCGGCACCGGCGGGCGCGGCGCGGCCATCAAGGACACCAACGAGTTCATCTGGCTGAAACTCGACGCGCCCCTGACCCTCGCGCCCGGCGTCGGCCGCCGCTGA
- a CDS encoding carboxypeptidase M32 has translation MTQHETWVALRAHWQELADLGGIGALLGWDQSTHLPGAAGSGRARQQALLAGVRHGRATDAGYGRLLDQAGALDLGPVEARMLAVARREFERATRLPAAFVRASSQHAGESYAAWVEARPANDWARMVPLLERTLDLSLEGASFFPEFAGPMDYFIDRSDEGMTAAQVDAVFAELRAALVPLVDAVAAAPAPRTDFLAREYPIPTQLRLGEEIGALYGYDFTRGRQDLTAHPFMTRLGARDVRITTRAQLADPTDALYSTLHEVGHALYEQGVASELLDTPLGGGVSAGVHESQSRLWENIVGRSRAFWAGQFGRFRDAFPEQLNDVTEEEMFRAVNVVRRSLIRTDADELTYNLHVITRYELERQLLGGSLAVSDLADAWHAAYEANLGLRAPSHVDGVLQDVHWFSGGIGGVFQGYTLGNVLSAQFYASASAANPGLDAEFARGEFGRLHGWLSEHVYAPGRTFTPNELVERATGQGMTAAPYLAYLRGKYADLYGLS, from the coding sequence ATGACACAGCATGAGACGTGGGTGGCGCTGCGGGCGCACTGGCAGGAGTTGGCGGACCTGGGTGGGATCGGGGCGCTGCTGGGGTGGGATCAGAGTACGCACCTGCCGGGCGCGGCGGGGTCGGGCCGGGCGCGGCAGCAGGCGCTGCTGGCGGGCGTGCGGCACGGGCGGGCGACGGACGCGGGGTACGGGCGGCTGCTGGATCAGGCGGGCGCGCTGGACCTGGGGCCGGTGGAGGCGCGGATGCTGGCGGTGGCGCGTCGGGAGTTCGAGCGGGCGACGCGGCTTCCGGCGGCGTTCGTGCGGGCATCGTCGCAGCATGCCGGGGAGAGTTACGCGGCGTGGGTGGAGGCGCGGCCCGCGAACGACTGGGCGCGGATGGTGCCGCTGCTGGAGCGGACGCTGGACCTAAGTCTGGAGGGCGCGTCGTTCTTCCCGGAGTTCGCGGGGCCGATGGATTACTTCATTGACCGTTCGGACGAGGGCATGACGGCCGCTCAGGTGGACGCGGTGTTCGCCGAGTTGCGCGCGGCGTTGGTGCCGCTGGTGGACGCGGTCGCAGCGGCCCCGGCGCCCCGGACGGATTTCCTGGCGCGGGAGTACCCGATTCCCACTCAGTTGCGGCTGGGTGAGGAGATCGGGGCGCTGTACGGGTACGATTTCACGCGGGGGCGGCAGGATCTGACGGCGCACCCGTTCATGACCCGGCTGGGCGCGCGGGACGTGCGGATCACGACACGGGCGCAACTGGCGGACCCGACGGACGCGCTGTACTCGACGCTACACGAGGTGGGTCACGCGCTGTACGAGCAGGGCGTGGCTTCAGAGCTGCTGGACACGCCCCTGGGTGGCGGCGTGAGCGCCGGGGTGCATGAGAGTCAGTCGCGGCTCTGGGAGAACATCGTGGGCCGCTCGCGGGCGTTCTGGGCGGGGCAGTTCGGCCGGTTCCGGGACGCCTTCCCGGAGCAGCTGAACGACGTGACGGAGGAGGAGATGTTCCGCGCGGTGAACGTGGTGCGCCGCAGCCTGATCCGCACGGACGCGGACGAGTTGACGTACAACCTGCACGTGATCACCCGCTACGAGCTGGAGCGGCAACTGCTGGGCGGGTCGCTGGCGGTCTCTGATCTGGCGGACGCGTGGCACGCGGCGTACGAGGCAAACCTGGGCCTGCGCGCGCCCAGTCACGTGGACGGGGTGCTTCAGGACGTGCACTGGTTCAGCGGCGGGATCGGCGGGGTGTTCCAGGGGTACACGCTGGGGAACGTGCTGAGCGCGCAGTTCTACGCCTCTGCCAGCGCCGCGAATCCGGGGCTGGACGCGGAGTTCGCGCGCGGCGAGTTCGGTCGCCTGCACGGCTGGTTGAGCGAGCACGTGTACGCGCCGGGGCGGACGTTCACGCCGAACGAACTGGTGGAACGCGCGACCGGGCAGGGCATGACGGCCGCGCCGTACCTCGCGTACCTGCGCGGGAAGTACGCGGACCTGTACGGCCTGAGCTGA
- a CDS encoding NAD(P)H-binding protein: MILVTAATGNVGRELVPQLLSAGQQVRAGTRHPQGASFPPGAHAVHFDFGDEASVREAATGAQGVYLIVPETVDTETLARALSVMKEAGVERVVLQSGFGAEQGDNPLGEAEDAVRASGLNWTVLRPNWFMQNYNQMFRRGVRDRHEFAEPAGDHRTSFIDTRDIAAAAVIVLTQPGHDAREYDLTGPHSTDRHAVAAALSSALGHTITYRPVDDDGFVDFLVSTGESDEEEARGIASIYPPIRADDTAPTTTDLHTLTGSTGHTIEDFAQHYQQDWLMADG; the protein is encoded by the coding sequence ATGATTCTCGTCACTGCCGCCACTGGAAACGTCGGGCGCGAACTCGTGCCCCAGCTTCTGAGCGCCGGACAGCAGGTCCGCGCAGGCACCCGCCACCCACAGGGGGCGTCGTTCCCGCCCGGCGCGCACGCCGTGCACTTCGACTTCGGTGACGAGGCCAGCGTCCGCGAGGCCGCCACTGGCGCGCAGGGCGTGTACCTGATTGTCCCGGAAACCGTGGACACAGAGACCCTGGCCCGCGCCCTGAGTGTCATGAAGGAAGCGGGCGTGGAGCGCGTCGTCCTGCAATCCGGGTTCGGTGCCGAGCAGGGCGACAACCCGCTGGGCGAGGCCGAGGACGCCGTGCGCGCCAGCGGCCTGAACTGGACGGTCCTGCGCCCCAACTGGTTCATGCAGAACTACAACCAGATGTTCCGGCGCGGCGTCCGCGACCGCCACGAGTTCGCGGAACCCGCCGGGGATCACCGGACCAGCTTCATCGACACGCGCGACATCGCCGCCGCCGCCGTGATCGTCCTCACCCAGCCCGGCCACGACGCCCGCGAGTACGACCTGACCGGCCCGCACTCCACCGACCGGCACGCCGTTGCCGCCGCCCTGAGCAGCGCCCTGGGCCACACCATCACGTACCGTCCCGTCGACGACGACGGCTTCGTGGACTTCCTGGTCTCCACCGGCGAGAGCGACGAGGAGGAAGCGCGCGGCATCGCCTCCATCTACCCGCCCATCCGCGCGGACGACACGGCCCCCACCACCACGGACCTGCACACCCTGACCGGCAGCACCGGCCACACCATCGAGGACTTCGCGCAGCACTACCAGCAGGACTGGCTGATGGCTGATGGCTGA
- a CDS encoding DUF4384 domain-containing protein, which produces MNKAALILAVLSTVTLGTPASAAPKLSAQSIIVNPVPTDLSVRVWVDRDPGGNGTPTYRVGDEIRIAATVNEDAYVYLFNVNPDGTTDQILPNHLSGTHYVRAGQTRTFPAQGDNFVFNVSGPRGLNKVLVIASRTELNLSQLSSYRSGEAFATVKPTTTPGFAQALSIVVNPIAQPVPQQNWTSDTVRYTVGR; this is translated from the coding sequence ATGAACAAAGCTGCCCTGATCCTCGCCGTCCTCTCCACCGTCACCCTGGGCACGCCCGCCTCCGCCGCCCCCAAACTCAGCGCGCAGAGCATCATCGTCAACCCCGTCCCTACCGACCTCAGCGTCCGCGTGTGGGTGGACCGGGACCCCGGCGGCAACGGTACGCCCACCTACCGCGTCGGCGACGAGATCCGCATCGCCGCCACCGTCAACGAGGACGCGTACGTGTACCTGTTCAACGTCAATCCGGACGGCACCACCGACCAGATCCTCCCCAACCACCTCAGCGGCACCCACTACGTCCGCGCCGGACAGACCCGCACCTTCCCCGCCCAGGGCGACAACTTCGTGTTCAACGTCAGCGGTCCGCGCGGCCTGAACAAGGTCCTGGTCATCGCCAGCCGCACCGAACTGAACCTCAGCCAGCTCAGCTCCTACCGCAGCGGCGAGGCGTTCGCCACCGTGAAACCCACCACCACCCCCGGCTTCGCGCAGGCCCTGAGCATCGTCGTGAACCCCATCGCGCAGCCCGTGCCGCAGCAGAACTGGACCAGCGACACCGTCCGCTACACCGTCGGCCGCTAA
- a CDS encoding glycerophosphodiester phosphodiesterase yields the protein MKPLLLGHRGTPRLHTENTLVGFQAAMDAGLDGVELDVRRLMDGTLVIHHDPALKGGGSLPEMSAADLPAHVPTLDAALAWAADTGAFVNVEIKFEGARPDDRVHRTLDAIRAHGLSRRVIVSSFSPLVLDAARHHAPEIERGFLFHRAYRVGALDLVPLVMRRVQGAALHPMHPLIDDALMAQARAHGWRVNTWTVNDAAQVARLKALGVDTLIGDLPDVLLTAR from the coding sequence ATGAAGCCGCTTCTGCTGGGTCACCGTGGCACGCCCCGACTGCATACCGAGAACACCCTGGTGGGGTTTCAGGCGGCGATGGACGCCGGGCTGGACGGCGTGGAACTGGATGTGCGCCGCCTGATGGACGGCACGCTGGTCATTCATCACGATCCGGCCCTGAAGGGGGGCGGGTCGCTGCCCGAGATGAGCGCCGCCGATCTGCCCGCGCACGTGCCGACGCTGGACGCCGCACTGGCCTGGGCGGCAGACACGGGGGCGTTCGTGAACGTGGAGATCAAGTTCGAGGGTGCCCGCCCGGATGACCGGGTGCACCGCACGCTGGACGCCATTCGCGCGCACGGCCTGTCGCGGCGGGTGATCGTCAGTTCGTTCAGTCCGCTGGTGCTGGACGCGGCCCGGCATCACGCGCCGGAGATTGAGCGCGGCTTCCTGTTTCACCGGGCGTACCGGGTAGGCGCGCTGGACCTCGTGCCGCTGGTGATGCGGCGCGTGCAGGGGGCCGCGCTGCACCCCATGCATCCGCTGATCGATGACGCCCTGATGGCTCAGGCCCGCGCCCACGGCTGGCGCGTGAACACCTGGACCGTGAATGACGCCGCGCAGGTGGCCCGCCTGAAGGCGCTGGGCGTGGACACCCTGATCGGCGACCTGCCGGACGTGCTGCTCACCGCCCGCTGA
- a CDS encoding carbohydrate ABC transporter permease, with amino-acid sequence MAVKHPAAPPARADRAAPRSRRARGVWVTHAALILAILIISAPLIFAVIKSTQTSSVVLSPSLLPGGAFLQNLSGVWEDAHLGRYMRNSLVVAVCVTAGKTTLALLAALAFVYFRFPLKGAAFTLVLLSLMLPTEVLIIALFDLVSRDLKWANTYAAIIVPFLASATGTFLFRQHFLSIPTSLADAARIDGCGPLRYLTHILIPMSTNTIGALAVIQFVYAWDQYIWPLVIMQQDDKQVVQVGLRKLIEVGGQTDWGAVMAGAVITALPPLIVFTALQKQFSRGFALTEDK; translated from the coding sequence ATGGCAGTTAAGCACCCGGCCGCGCCGCCCGCCCGCGCGGACCGCGCCGCCCCCCGCTCCCGCCGCGCGCGTGGCGTGTGGGTCACGCACGCCGCGCTGATCCTGGCGATCCTGATCATCAGCGCGCCCCTGATCTTCGCGGTCATCAAGAGCACCCAGACGTCCAGCGTCGTCCTGAGCCCCAGCCTGCTGCCCGGCGGCGCGTTCCTTCAGAACCTCTCGGGCGTGTGGGAGGACGCGCACCTGGGCCGCTACATGCGCAACAGCCTCGTGGTGGCCGTGTGTGTCACGGCCGGAAAGACCACCCTGGCCCTGCTGGCCGCGCTGGCATTCGTGTACTTCCGCTTTCCGCTGAAGGGCGCGGCGTTCACGCTGGTCCTGCTGTCCCTGATGCTGCCCACCGAGGTGCTGATCATCGCGCTGTTCGATCTGGTCAGCCGCGACCTGAAGTGGGCGAACACGTACGCCGCGATCATCGTGCCGTTCCTGGCCAGCGCGACCGGCACGTTCCTGTTCCGGCAGCACTTCCTGAGCATCCCTACCAGCCTCGCTGACGCCGCCCGTATCGACGGCTGCGGCCCGCTGCGGTACCTGACGCACATCCTGATTCCCATGAGCACCAACACCATCGGCGCGCTGGCCGTCATTCAGTTCGTGTACGCCTGGGATCAGTACATCTGGCCGCTGGTGATCATGCAGCAGGACGACAAACAGGTCGTGCAGGTGGGCCTGCGCAAACTGATCGAGGTGGGCGGGCAGACCGACTGGGGCGCCGTGATGGCCGGCGCCGTCATCACGGCCCTGCCGCCCCTGATCGTGTTCACGGCCCTGCAGAAGCAGTTCAGCAGGGGTTTCGCGCTCACCGAGGACAAGTAG
- a CDS encoding MerR family transcriptional regulator, with protein sequence MTDLPSPPTSLMTIGAFAQATRLSSKALRLYDDLGLLPPTHVDAHTGYRYYAPAQLDAARLIGLLRQLNMPLSAIRTVLQAAPSERPALIRRYWASAEQQHRAHRALADYVLNTLEGDTMTQTFTVHTRDLPTRLIATIQRRVYQPDLDGFLPPSIKRLIEFIPAQGAAIAGPPFVIYHGAVTADSDGPVEVCVPYTGTLTPTAGITLREEEAHHEAYVTVTKRQFEFPAILEAFDVTAAYAGAHGTCSDLICREVYPYDWDQADPDAPAAEVAWPYWPNS encoded by the coding sequence ATGACTGACCTGCCCTCACCCCCCACGTCCCTCATGACCATCGGTGCGTTCGCGCAGGCGACCCGCCTGAGTTCCAAGGCCCTGCGGCTGTACGACGACCTGGGCCTCCTGCCGCCCACGCACGTGGACGCTCACACCGGGTACCGCTACTACGCGCCCGCGCAACTGGACGCGGCCCGGCTGATCGGCCTGCTGCGGCAACTGAACATGCCCCTGAGCGCCATCCGCACCGTGCTGCAGGCGGCCCCCAGCGAACGACCGGCCCTGATCCGCCGGTACTGGGCCAGTGCCGAGCAGCAGCACCGCGCCCACCGCGCCCTCGCCGACTACGTCCTGAACACCCTCGAAGGAGACACCATGACCCAGACGTTCACCGTGCACACCCGCGACCTGCCCACCCGACTGATCGCCACCATCCAGCGGCGCGTCTACCAGCCGGACCTGGACGGATTCCTGCCGCCCAGCATCAAGCGTCTGATCGAGTTCATTCCCGCGCAGGGCGCCGCGATTGCCGGACCGCCCTTCGTGATCTACCACGGCGCGGTGACCGCCGACAGCGACGGTCCCGTCGAAGTCTGCGTGCCCTACACCGGCACCCTGACGCCCACGGCCGGGATCACGCTGCGGGAGGAGGAGGCGCATCACGAGGCGTACGTGACGGTCACGAAACGTCAGTTCGAGTTCCCCGCCATCCTGGAAGCCTTCGACGTGACTGCCGCGTACGCCGGCGCGCACGGCACTTGCAGCGACCTGATCTGCCGGGAGGTCTACCCCTACGACTGGGATCAGGCCGACCCGGATGCGCCCGCCGCCGAGGTCGCGTGGCCTTACTGGCCCAACAGCTGA